The following proteins are co-located in the Paenibacillus sp. FSL H8-0079 genome:
- a CDS encoding TerB N-terminal domain-containing protein — protein MRQRSMKDNSRQLEFMEIDLSEEPETAAVPVPDRSTIMQSAHDTMQHRGGILSSEKRFVEEAKQWVAMEGDVCPWVPFMSYWPTYGVMNEAQRKWYMFWRKEVRQGRYPDTDLSYLFVHIYELINGIGWQNPQDGYDQLKQLWVNYRERLPQLNIYMQEWMVDYVLVHQMEVSLSEVMVLSGGYLPAEMLDRELQRILQEKVSDISLNMLQRYYDYDITLSKFYRDGGKEVMEQYIPRVMALVDSYLERTRQVGLLPECNPNDERTMERILFRKAVYDDSICGRSVAFRYMPIGEQADFVQMVTRIYRCTENKLRERLGFRGRLRGQTLEPELANLIERYLDKAYATEQAEAMEQPVIRIDTEKLASLQQESEYVRLALTIEDDSTFEDKDVNSTTIEINLASLPEDSKEPVPFVDDTASSEASGKSVLLQWDESAEADLDEEWLLFAKELSPQQVQTIHVLLGASPDTELMRLAEQYGTMPTLLLDEINDVAMETIGDLLIDGDRIVPDYIDVFEHVKR, from the coding sequence GTGAGACAACGTTCTATGAAAGACAATTCAAGACAACTGGAATTTATGGAGATAGATCTGAGTGAAGAACCTGAAACAGCAGCAGTTCCGGTTCCTGATCGTTCAACCATTATGCAGTCTGCACATGATACGATGCAGCATCGTGGAGGCATATTGTCCTCAGAGAAACGTTTTGTGGAGGAAGCAAAGCAGTGGGTAGCGATGGAGGGGGATGTATGCCCGTGGGTTCCCTTTATGAGTTACTGGCCAACGTATGGCGTGATGAACGAAGCCCAACGCAAGTGGTATATGTTTTGGAGGAAAGAAGTACGTCAGGGGAGATACCCGGATACCGATCTGTCCTATCTATTTGTTCATATCTACGAGTTAATAAACGGCATTGGCTGGCAGAATCCTCAGGATGGTTATGATCAATTGAAGCAGCTATGGGTGAACTACCGTGAACGGCTGCCCCAATTAAATATATATATGCAAGAGTGGATGGTCGATTATGTGCTGGTCCATCAGATGGAGGTGTCATTATCCGAGGTCATGGTCCTTTCGGGTGGATATCTGCCAGCAGAGATGCTGGATAGGGAGCTGCAACGTATTTTACAGGAAAAAGTATCGGATATCTCGCTGAATATGCTGCAAAGATATTATGATTACGATATTACACTCAGTAAGTTCTACAGAGATGGCGGCAAAGAAGTGATGGAGCAGTACATCCCGCGGGTCATGGCCTTGGTTGATTCGTACCTGGAACGTACGCGACAAGTTGGACTGTTGCCTGAATGTAATCCTAACGATGAACGCACGATGGAGCGTATTTTGTTTCGCAAAGCAGTCTATGATGATTCGATCTGTGGAAGATCGGTAGCGTTCAGATATATGCCCATAGGTGAACAGGCTGATTTTGTGCAGATGGTTACGCGGATCTATCGATGTACTGAAAATAAACTTCGTGAACGGCTCGGATTCAGAGGCCGATTGCGAGGACAGACTCTTGAACCCGAACTTGCGAATCTGATTGAACGTTACCTGGACAAAGCATATGCGACCGAGCAGGCTGAGGCTATGGAGCAACCGGTGATTCGTATTGATACGGAGAAATTGGCATCGTTACAGCAGGAAAGTGAGTACGTACGATTGGCACTTACGATTGAGGATGATTCCACTTTTGAAGATAAGGACGTAAACAGCACAACGATCGAAATAAATCTGGCAAGTTTACCAGAGGATTCTAAAGAGCCAGTTCCATTCGTTGATGATACAGCATCGTCTGAAGCATCAGGAAAATCAGTTTTGTTGCAGTGGGACGAGTCTGCTGAGGCTGATCTGGATGAAGAATGGCTGCTCTTTGCCAAGGAACTCTCCCCTCAGCAGGTGCAAACGATTCATGTTCTACTTGGTGCAAGTCCAGATACGGAGCTGATGCGTCTGGCTGAGCAATATGGAACGATGCCTACGCTTCTGCTGGATGAAATTAATGATGTGGCTATGGAAACGATCGGTGATCTTCTGATTGATGGTGATCGGATTGTTCCTGATTATATAGATGTGTTCGAACATGTGAAGAGGTGA
- a CDS encoding ATP-binding protein: MTELKIPKRLTTALVNSLTAGVVPRIGLEQIAVGRKQEVEAILRDMDNIAEGGAAFKLITGRYGSGKSFLLQMIRNYAMDRDFVVADADLSPERRLVGTKGQGLATYRELMTRLSTRTRPDGGALEPILQKWIAGLQQSTMQSQNLRPDDPALPLEVEKQIYAVTGEMQNLVHGFDFAKVLASYWNGYKLADDDRKQAALRWLRGEFATKTEAKKELAVGVIIDDDNWYDYFKLWSEFTARIGYKGLLLFIDEAVNLYKITNSISRQSNYEKLLTMFNDTMQGKAEHLGIFVGGTPQFVEDERRGLYSYEALRSRLIDGRYATKAYANYTGPILKLAMLSHEEILILLQKLRQIHALHFGYSTSLTDEQLVDFMQTAVNRLGADELLTTREVVRDFMDVLHTLHQNPEVTYTQLLGERAAKPQETGKGADASANADDLDDFLAEFEL; this comes from the coding sequence GTGACAGAACTTAAAATACCGAAGCGGCTGACCACCGCACTTGTAAATTCATTGACAGCTGGTGTTGTCCCGCGAATTGGACTGGAGCAGATTGCCGTTGGCCGGAAACAGGAAGTGGAAGCCATCTTGCGGGATATGGACAATATCGCTGAGGGCGGCGCAGCTTTTAAACTCATTACGGGTCGTTACGGCAGCGGAAAAAGCTTTCTTTTGCAAATGATTCGTAATTATGCGATGGATCGGGATTTCGTTGTGGCAGATGCGGATCTGTCACCTGAGCGACGACTGGTGGGTACCAAAGGTCAGGGACTTGCTACATACCGCGAACTGATGACTCGTCTGTCTACACGCACACGCCCGGATGGGGGAGCGTTGGAGCCGATTTTGCAAAAATGGATCGCAGGGTTGCAACAATCCACGATGCAGAGTCAGAACTTGCGACCGGATGATCCCGCTCTGCCGTTGGAAGTAGAGAAGCAGATCTATGCGGTGACGGGGGAGATGCAGAATCTGGTTCACGGATTTGATTTTGCCAAGGTGCTGGCATCTTATTGGAATGGGTACAAGCTGGCTGATGATGATCGCAAACAGGCGGCGCTTCGCTGGCTTCGAGGAGAATTTGCAACCAAAACGGAAGCGAAAAAAGAACTGGCTGTTGGGGTCATTATCGACGATGACAACTGGTATGACTACTTCAAATTATGGTCTGAATTCACAGCGCGCATTGGGTACAAAGGATTGTTGTTGTTCATTGATGAAGCGGTGAATCTGTACAAAATTACAAACAGCATCTCCCGTCAAAGCAACTATGAGAAATTGCTGACCATGTTCAATGATACCATGCAGGGCAAAGCGGAGCACCTGGGCATATTTGTGGGCGGTACGCCGCAATTTGTGGAGGATGAACGACGCGGACTATACAGCTATGAAGCGCTTCGCTCCAGGCTTATTGATGGTCGTTATGCAACCAAAGCGTACGCGAATTATACAGGCCCGATCCTGAAACTGGCGATGTTATCGCATGAAGAGATTCTGATTTTGCTTCAGAAGCTGCGACAGATTCATGCCCTACATTTTGGATACAGTACGAGTCTAACGGATGAACAATTGGTTGATTTTATGCAAACGGCGGTGAACCGACTGGGTGCGGATGAATTGCTGACCACACGTGAAGTGGTACGCGACTTTATGGATGTATTGCATACGCTCCACCAGAATCCTGAAGTGACTTATACTCAATTACTTGGTGAACGGGCTGCCAAACCCCAGGAAACGGGTAAAGGGGCAGATGCTTCCGCAAATGCAGATGATCTGGACGATTTCCTGGCGGAGTTTGAATTATGA
- a CDS encoding DEAD/DEAH box helicase — protein MSDNPFYRLAPFVQEFIYKKRWESLRPAQIEACNICFHTPHHMLIAAGTASGKTEAAFFPALTELYERPSKSVGILYIGPLKALINDQFERLKDLLSEGNIPVWHWHGDVPQAEKTKLMKNPSGVLQITPESLEGLLMNRPNAIPALFHDLRYIIIDEVHAFMGADRGIQVLSELARIERMAGCAPRRVGLSATLSDYDAATSWLAAGTKQGVDVVSSPGGRKLRLRVEHFSFPDAQDEEQAEQLHNARKAYYDFIYESTHRKKALIFTNSRTDAEVTILEMRRVAARRQERDVFHVHHGSISAMLREETEAALRTGSGPAVAAATVTLELGIDLGELERVVQLGAPYSASSFVQRLGRSGRREDMASEMLFVCPEEEDEEAQLPARMPWTLMRAIAVIELYVKTKWVEPLEARKMPIGVLYHQTMSMLKSMGEAEPRDLAEAILSLAPFALIRPDQYQVFLNYLIDTDHLQWTEERTLIIGLTGEKIVNNYRFYAVFKDDEEHKVLNGSEEIGSITTVPPPGYCFSLAGKLWKVEEVDHKHKAVYVKSAKGKVDTLWLGAGGDIHTSVVQKMREVLSDSTIYPYLSPQAVNRLERARRLARESGLLKQVVIPAGGDSMYVLPWVGSKSFRTLERLMKHNLSKKLALRSVVPMEPYYFVVSGKVDERTLLAEIMSECRTAEDASALLAEDEAPYLGKYDEFVAPPLIREAFAVDGLDLDGLKAGLQQTLEWDSSGFK, from the coding sequence ATGAGTGATAATCCATTTTACCGGCTTGCGCCATTCGTTCAGGAATTTATTTATAAAAAAAGATGGGAATCGCTTCGGCCTGCCCAGATTGAAGCCTGCAATATTTGCTTTCATACCCCGCATCATATGCTGATTGCGGCAGGAACGGCCTCCGGCAAGACGGAGGCGGCTTTTTTTCCTGCATTGACCGAGCTGTATGAACGGCCTTCCAAATCGGTTGGCATTTTGTACATTGGACCTCTGAAAGCCCTGATTAATGACCAATTCGAACGTCTTAAGGATCTGCTATCCGAAGGAAATATTCCGGTTTGGCATTGGCACGGGGACGTACCTCAGGCAGAGAAAACAAAACTGATGAAGAACCCCTCCGGTGTGCTTCAGATAACGCCAGAATCGCTGGAAGGTCTGCTCATGAATCGACCGAATGCGATCCCGGCGCTGTTTCATGACCTACGTTATATCATCATCGATGAGGTACATGCCTTTATGGGAGCAGATCGGGGCATTCAAGTACTCAGCGAACTTGCCAGAATCGAGCGTATGGCTGGCTGTGCACCGCGAAGAGTGGGCTTGTCCGCTACACTTAGTGACTATGATGCGGCTACATCTTGGCTGGCTGCGGGAACGAAGCAGGGTGTCGATGTAGTCTCTTCCCCAGGTGGTCGCAAGCTGCGATTGCGGGTGGAACATTTCTCTTTTCCTGATGCACAGGATGAAGAGCAAGCGGAGCAGCTACATAATGCACGCAAAGCCTACTATGACTTCATCTATGAGAGCACACATCGCAAAAAAGCGCTGATCTTCACCAACAGCCGTACCGATGCAGAAGTCACCATTCTTGAGATGCGGCGGGTCGCGGCTCGCAGGCAGGAACGTGATGTATTCCATGTGCATCATGGGAGCATCTCCGCCATGCTGAGAGAGGAGACGGAAGCTGCCCTTCGCACCGGATCGGGGCCAGCTGTTGCTGCGGCAACAGTTACGCTCGAACTGGGCATCGATCTGGGCGAGCTGGAACGTGTGGTTCAGCTCGGTGCACCCTATAGCGCGTCCAGCTTTGTACAGCGTCTGGGACGTTCGGGGAGACGAGAGGATATGGCATCGGAGATGCTTTTTGTATGTCCGGAGGAAGAGGATGAGGAAGCGCAATTGCCTGCACGTATGCCATGGACTTTGATGCGTGCGATTGCTGTTATTGAACTATATGTAAAAACGAAATGGGTCGAACCTCTTGAAGCTCGCAAAATGCCCATAGGTGTACTCTATCATCAGACGATGAGCATGCTGAAAAGTATGGGGGAGGCGGAGCCAAGAGATCTTGCGGAAGCCATCCTTTCGCTGGCCCCATTTGCGTTGATTAGACCTGATCAATATCAGGTATTCCTGAATTACCTCATCGATACAGATCATCTGCAATGGACAGAGGAGCGAACGTTGATCATCGGTCTGACCGGTGAGAAAATCGTGAATAATTATCGCTTCTACGCAGTCTTCAAGGACGATGAGGAACATAAAGTACTGAACGGATCTGAAGAGATTGGTTCGATTACAACTGTGCCCCCACCTGGCTATTGCTTCTCGCTCGCAGGCAAACTGTGGAAAGTGGAAGAGGTCGATCACAAGCACAAGGCTGTGTATGTGAAGTCTGCCAAAGGTAAAGTAGATACGTTATGGCTTGGTGCGGGAGGAGATATTCATACGTCGGTGGTACAGAAAATGCGTGAAGTGTTATCCGACTCGACCATCTATCCCTACCTGTCACCGCAAGCCGTCAATCGACTGGAACGGGCACGCCGACTCGCTCGTGAAAGCGGTCTGCTGAAGCAGGTCGTCATTCCGGCAGGGGGAGATTCGATGTATGTTCTTCCTTGGGTGGGAAGTAAATCGTTCCGTACATTGGAACGACTGATGAAGCATAACCTGTCCAAGAAACTTGCCTTGCGTTCGGTTGTGCCTATGGAGCCCTATTATTTTGTGGTGTCGGGCAAGGTCGATGAACGAACATTGTTAGCCGAGATTATGAGTGAGTGTCGGACGGCTGAAGACGCATCTGCGTTACTTGCTGAAGACGAAGCACCTTATCTGGGCAAGTATGATGAATTCGTCGCGCCGCCTTTGATCCGTGAGGCTTTTGCCGTAGATGGGCTGGATTTGGATGGATTGAAGGCAGGTTTACAGCAAACATTGGAATGGGACTCTTCAGGCTTCAAGTGA
- a CDS encoding DMT family transporter translates to MKYYLSVLAGAMSYGILSTIVVLAYGEGYKLGEVVGAQLITGFLLSWMLALYTRFRTKRKSQANGKSSGAVAQVFKRLTWKQRLLLMAAGTPTVITGLVYYQSLRYIPASLAIILLFQFTWICVLIQAISKRQRPDKVTFLTLIILFGGTLLAAGFLEQGLGEFNGLGIALGLMAAVSYSLFVLFSGKAVPSAHPAFRSAWMVTGGLILLCILFPPTFLFNGLIWSQLLVFGLLLGFFGAFIPPVLFAIGVPHIGGDMAGILGAVELPIAVLLSSIVLHEHVSGLQWFGVIIVLIGVALPELYKLRMRRSRSTPIYS, encoded by the coding sequence ATGAAATATTATCTGTCCGTTCTGGCGGGAGCGATGAGCTATGGCATATTATCCACGATTGTGGTTCTGGCGTACGGCGAAGGATATAAACTTGGAGAGGTTGTGGGAGCACAGCTGATCACGGGTTTTCTTCTATCCTGGATGCTCGCGCTATACACACGGTTTAGAACCAAACGCAAGTCACAGGCAAATGGCAAATCATCAGGAGCCGTGGCACAGGTATTCAAACGGTTGACGTGGAAACAACGTCTGTTATTGATGGCTGCCGGAACACCAACAGTAATCACAGGTCTCGTGTATTATCAGTCTTTACGTTATATCCCGGCTTCACTTGCCATAATCCTGTTGTTCCAGTTCACATGGATTTGCGTATTGATTCAGGCGATTAGCAAACGTCAACGTCCAGATAAAGTCACGTTCCTGACGTTGATCATTCTGTTCGGCGGAACTTTGCTGGCAGCCGGTTTCCTGGAACAGGGACTGGGTGAGTTCAACGGTCTGGGTATTGCTCTTGGACTAATGGCAGCCGTTAGTTATTCCCTGTTTGTATTGTTCAGCGGCAAAGCAGTTCCTTCGGCACATCCGGCCTTCCGCAGTGCGTGGATGGTTACAGGCGGATTGATCCTGCTGTGCATTTTGTTCCCACCGACATTCCTCTTTAACGGATTGATCTGGAGCCAGTTGCTTGTATTTGGATTGTTGCTTGGATTCTTCGGGGCTTTCATTCCGCCAGTATTGTTCGCTATCGGCGTTCCACATATTGGTGGTGACATGGCCGGAATCCTGGGTGCAGTGGAGCTTCCAATTGCAGTACTGCTATCCTCTATCGTGCTCCATGAGCATGTCAGCGGATTGCAATGGTTCGGGGTTATCATTGTGCTCATTGGTGTAGCCCTGCCAGAGTTGTACAAATTACGCATGAGACGAAGTCGAAGTACCCCGATCTATTCCTGA
- a CDS encoding cupredoxin domain-containing protein, with protein MKSWLGKTWPWLTLGLTVVVLLGSFLVYFMGKDLSPGSGSAVTAQADTPEDLKGYEVIDVDVSNDGFGPDVIEVKAGVPTKINFILTRSVTHVKSVGSQKLGMDLYMQKGPNYYTVDKDLPKGEYEIHCGMYMIYATIKVV; from the coding sequence ATGAAAAGCTGGTTAGGAAAAACATGGCCTTGGTTAACGCTGGGCTTGACTGTAGTCGTATTGCTTGGATCATTTCTAGTTTATTTTATGGGCAAAGATTTATCCCCGGGATCGGGAAGTGCGGTAACTGCACAAGCCGATACTCCGGAGGATTTGAAGGGATATGAAGTCATTGATGTGGACGTGAGCAACGATGGTTTTGGACCAGACGTTATCGAGGTGAAAGCTGGCGTACCGACTAAAATTAACTTTATTCTGACCCGGTCGGTTACACATGTCAAATCGGTGGGATCACAAAAGCTTGGCATGGATCTATACATGCAAAAGGGGCCTAATTATTATACGGTCGACAAAGATCTGCCGAAGGGCGAATACGAGATTCACTGCGGTATGTACATGATATACGCAACGATTAAGGTCGTATAA
- a CDS encoding SDR family oxidoreductase, translating to MKALFIGGTGTISTAITEMLAQQGCELYLINRGNRNDELPAEVNVLQADINDEARVAELIADLEFDVVADFIAFVPSQLERDYRLFKDKTKQFIFISSASAYQTPLADYRITEGTPLSNPYWEYSRNKIACEDYLTKQYREQGFPVTIVRPSHTYGNQSVPLGVHGAQGSWQVLKRIREGKPVIVHGDGTSLWTITHNTDFAKGFIGLMGNIHAIGESVHITSDESVTWNQIHEIIASVLGVKLHAVHVPSEFLAACSDQDLRGGLLGDKANTVVFDNSKLKRLVPEFVATTRADQGIRSTIEHILEHPELQTEDPEFDVWCDKVVGTLDEALLKIRDEK from the coding sequence ATGAAAGCGCTATTTATTGGAGGGACAGGCACCATCAGTACGGCCATTACGGAGATGCTTGCACAGCAAGGCTGTGAGCTTTATTTGATTAATCGCGGTAATCGGAACGATGAGTTGCCGGCAGAAGTCAACGTACTTCAAGCCGATATTAATGACGAGGCACGTGTAGCGGAACTGATTGCTGATCTGGAATTCGATGTTGTGGCAGACTTTATCGCCTTTGTACCGTCTCAATTGGAGAGAGATTACCGTTTGTTTAAGGATAAAACGAAGCAGTTTATTTTTATAAGTTCAGCATCGGCGTATCAGACTCCTTTGGCTGATTACCGGATCACGGAAGGGACGCCATTATCGAATCCATATTGGGAGTATTCTCGCAACAAGATTGCGTGTGAAGACTATCTGACGAAACAATACCGCGAGCAAGGTTTCCCGGTGACTATTGTGCGTCCGAGCCATACGTATGGGAACCAATCCGTACCTCTCGGAGTTCATGGTGCTCAAGGCAGTTGGCAGGTTCTCAAGCGCATACGTGAAGGAAAACCCGTTATCGTTCATGGAGATGGCACATCACTGTGGACCATTACGCACAATACTGATTTTGCCAAAGGGTTTATCGGGCTGATGGGAAATATCCATGCCATTGGTGAATCGGTACATATCACCTCAGATGAATCCGTCACGTGGAATCAGATTCATGAGATTATAGCCAGCGTGCTGGGCGTTAAGCTTCATGCGGTACATGTACCCTCCGAGTTCTTGGCAGCATGCAGTGACCAGGATTTGCGCGGCGGGTTGCTAGGTGACAAAGCCAATACCGTTGTATTCGATAACAGTAAGCTGAAACGGCTTGTTCCGGAATTTGTAGCGACTACAAGAGCCGATCAGGGCATTCGAAGTACGATTGAGCACATTCTGGAGCATCCTGAATTACAGACCGAAGATCCGGAATTTGATGTGTGGTGTGACAAGGTCGTTGGCACATTGGACGAGGCGTTACTGAAGATCAGAGATGAGAAATGA